DNA sequence from the Syngnathus acus chromosome 5, fSynAcu1.2, whole genome shotgun sequence genome:
CAAGTTTGAGAATTACAACAAGACCATGAAGATTGTGGCCGTGTCTGAGGAGGACACGGGGGAATACGTCTGCATGGCCACCAATCATTTAGGGAGCATCCGCCACTCCATTTTTGTTCAAGTGAAAGGTGAGAGCGGCCAGCTGTTTGCATCTGCAATAGGAACCGCTGACGTGCCTTTGGGTTCCACAGCGGCTCCTTACTGGCTGGACAAACCGACCAACTTGGTGCTAGCTCCAGAAGCCAATGGCCGCCTGGTGTGTCGGGCCAACGGCAACCCCAAACCCAGCATCCGATGGCTGGTTAACGGCATTCCCATAAACAGTAAGTACTCTCTGGCTAATTGAAAATATTGCCATCCAATTGACTAATTGTAAGCCGATACATACGACCTTTGATAACAATGGCTTTCTCTTTGACCCGTCGTCAGGCTCTTTGCCTGACCCGAGTCGCCAACTCATGGGCGACACCATCATCTTCCGCTCGGTGCAGATGGGAAGCAGCGCGGTCTACCAATGCAACGCCTCCAACCAGCACGGTTATCTTCTGGCAAATGCCTTTGTCAGTGTCATCGGTGAGATTGCCATTTGAAAAGTGGAGGCCTTTGTTTGCCCACTTTCATTGTTTGAGCGCTTGTCACCGTCAAAAACGTCGCTGTGCGTCGTCATGAAGGTGAGCTGATGCTCTTAGTTCGTCTCGGGAGTCTTTGCGCAAACGATGAtgttgagagagaaagaaagaaagctaaaagaaagaaagctaaagaaagaaagctaaaagaaagaagaattaCAGTGGGTGGGGAAAGATGGACCAACAGTTCATTTTCTCCAGAcaaatgctttttcttttgaacGTGCAATTGGATTCTGAACTTCGGGAATCATTTCTCTCTCTAGATATGCGTCCAAGGATACTTGGGCCAAAAAATCAACTGATCAAAGTCATCGAGAACAACCGCACCTTTCTGGACTGCCCCTTTTCGGTTCCCCTATTCCAGATTTACGCTGGTAAGCGTGCGGAAAAAGTGGCATTCTGAACCGAATGGCGTGTTCACTTCCAGGAACGTTCATGGCAGGTTTAAGAACGGACAAGGCAGCGGCCTAGACGGCGGACATTACCGCGCTTATGTCAACGGCAGCCTGGAGATCCAACGTGCCAGAGCGCAGGACGAGGGCACCTACACTTGCGTGGCCAGCAGCATTCTGGGCATGGCTGAAAACCAGGTCCGCctggaggtcaaaggtcagacaCAAGATGTGCAAAAGGCATAGTAGCTTGTGCCTTTTTGAGgcatcaaatcaaatgactGACTGTTCCTTAGAGCCCAGCCGTATCGTCGGGGCCCCTGAACACCAGTCGGCCATCAGGGGGTCCACGGCTCGTTTTGACTGCAAAGTCAAATTTGATCCCAGCCTGGCTgccactgtgacttggaccaAGGATGACAAGCCCATCCATCTGGGATGGAGGTAAGCGAGCAAGAGAGAAAATGTCATGGATGACACGTTACTCATTATTCAAAGCATAGTCAGTCGTATGGTATTGGATGCATCTCTTGTACTATCAAGCAGCAATTGGCCACAGGTTGGGAAAATATTGTATTTAGGTCTTCATTTTCCATCTAGCCTTCCATtctacttttgatttttttggacCATTTCCTGAAAATGTTTCATGGTACTATTGTAGCATCCGATATGCTCTGTTGTGTGTTATCGCTCGTCTACCAGGCTGAGGAAAGACGAGGAATCGCTGACCGTCCCGAACGTCAACGAGGGGGACGAAGGAACTTACACGTGTACTGTTGAAACCGAGATTGACCGGGACTCGGCCTCGGCTCGTCTCACCGTGTTAGGTACACGCGCCTGCTGGACAGCGGACGGCATTTAGCTTCCGTTTCACACTCCAGTAAAAGCGCCACGTGCAGAATAGCTAGAAGACAGAgcgacacgcacgcacgcacgcacgcacgcacgcacgcagggaCTTGTATGTTGCATGCATATCATGCATGATGCTACTAATGTTACACACTAATTACATTGCATGTTTCTTTTCACTGCACCTAACGTAGCGGATTAATCGAGAAATATTGTTGTATTCTAGTCCAATTGAAATCCTGcttttaaacatttgacacatttgcaTTGATGGTTGTTGCTTCCTAGTCCCATGCTGGATATATTTGCAGGAGATATACtatgaaaacacacacgcactcgtGTGTTGCTTAAATGGGTGCCTGTTTGGGTCCAATACTGAAATCCCATTCCTGgcaatcatttcaaatcaattcaaaagTGTCAAATGTGTCTAACGCTTTTAACATTTACTGTGCACTTGCGTTCTCGATGAGCGGTGGGACTCCTTTGCAAACTCTAACCACTCCACCCATTTCCCGGTCCTTGACCTTACAGAAGAAGCCTCCCTCAACCCCTCACTTTCTAGTGCCTTGCCTCCAGGTAACATACAATTTAGGTCTTGTGTTTCTTTTAGCTCATTGCGCATCTGCCTCTTTAATGATTACAAATACTtcaaatgaactttttttcaacTTCTGGTGTTccatacttttttcttttactaaGCATGCCCATGTTCAACTCAGTTCCCTCACACGATACAATAGTTGTTAATTGGTGAAGTAGTTTGACAGCTATTTTGCTTCTTGTTACAATGCGCACCAACTTTGTTCAAATCAGCGTATATATAGCGTAAATATAGCATACCTGTGTAATGTGCTTTAAGATCTTGTTTCCTTGCAGACCTCCCCGACCCTCCTATGGATCTGGAGCTGTCAGATCCGGCAGCCCGGAGTGTTCGCCTCACCTGGATCCCTGGAAATGACCACAGAAGTCCCGTCACAGGTCACTATGctacaaacgcacacacaaattaaaaaaataaataaataaataaaaaataggacGTTTTAAAAGGCAGGAAATGTTTGCACACGCACGGTAGAGTTTTTGGCCAGTTTGTGGAAGACCGCTGGGAGCCAGGAAGATGGCAGGACCTGGCCACCTACCCCGGGGACCTCAACTCGGTCATTCTGCAGCTGGCTCCCTTTGTCAACTACCAGTTCCGAGTTATTGCCATCAACCAGGTGGGCCGGAGTGCggccagcagaccctcacccCAATACCAAACCAGTAGCGCTGGTGAGTAGCAGCATCCTGATGACTTCCTTCACCTATTACGTACGTGTCATTGTTTGACGCCATGATCCTTTGATTTTACATCAAGCTCCTGATGTTATACCCAGAGGCCTCCGAGGCTGGGGCTCACAGAAAGACAACATGGAGATCACCTGGGAGGTAAGTGGTGGGCATTGTGATGGAGGAATAGATACATACGTAGCTTACATTCCTGTCATTTTGTTCAGCCCCTGCTTGATCTGGAGAAGAACGGCCCTAATTTGCACTACGCCGTGTGGTGGAGACGCAAAGATTCCGATGCCGAGTGGAGCAATGTGACCACAACGGGGACCAAACATGTTGTCCACAACACACAAACCTATGTAGCctatgaaatgaaaatccaGGCCAGGAATGATCTTGGAGCAGGACCAGAGTCCAATGTGGTCATTGGACACTCGGGAGAAGACCGTAAGATAGTTGACGTGGTTGGCTTTCCGTAgacctggtgtttttttttttcttttctaattgACTTGCTGTTTTCAGGACCCACCGGCGCTCCGACCGAGCTGCGCCTTTCTAAGGTAGACAGCACCAAAGCAAATGTCCACTGGAAGCCCGTCAAGCAGGAGTCGGTCCGAGGAGAATTCAAGGAGTATAGAGTGAGACTGAGCGCGCAGGACACTTGCGTGGatcatttcttctttctttctttctttctttctttcttctttctttctttctttttctttctttctttctttcttctttctttctttctttttctttctttctttccttctttttttctttccttctttttctttttttctttctttttttctctttctttccttctttctctctttctttctttctttctttctttccttctttccttctttctgtGGCAACTTTCTGTGTTCCATCTTCTAGCTGCACTATTGGCGTGAGGCCAGTCACGTGCCCGCTTTGGTGTTTAGCAAGGAGAACAAGACCAAAGGTTTCTACACCACCGTGGCCGAGCCGTCGGGCATCCTCAGCGACCTGGTGCCCTTTTCGCGCTACAAGATGTTTATGGTTGTGGCCAACAATGGTTACCAAGGTCCGCCCAGCAACACGGTTGAATTCAGCACAAAGGAAGGAGGTAACCAATTGAAATGGACACGATATCATCCTAAGagaatgtctgtctgtctgtctttttaCTGTTCCGTAGCTGCGGCATCTTTGTGATGATAACTGCTGTCTTGGAacattctcatttttgtttatgcGCAGTGCCCGACGCTCCCAGTTTTTTCAGGATCAAGCGAAGAGGCTTGGATTCCATTCATCTGGAGTGGGACAAACCTCTGGAGCCAAATGGTCTCCTCATTGGATACCAGCTCAAATACCAAACAGGTTGAACACTTTcctcttccttttttctttctttcttgtcaATGTACACTTTGTATTCATCGCACCTTTAAATCATGTGTCATTTTCATGATGCATACCAAATGTTGGTGGAAGAAAAgtcataataatagtaatcaatgaaatggtttgatagtggaatatgaattaaacggGCAAAATGGACACAAGGTGACCCAGGTGAACAAAGCCTTGTGGCGCCACAAACCGCCTTGTGGCGCCACAAACCGCCTTGTGGCGCCACAAACCACCTTTTGGCGCCACAAACCACCTTGTGGCGCCACAAACCACCTTGTGGCGCCACAAACCACCTTGTGGCGCCACAAACCGCCTTTTGGCGCCACAAACCACCTTGTGGCGCACAAACCCACCTTGTGGCGCCACAAACCACCTTGTGGCGCCACAAACCACCTTGTGGCTATTTGCCCAGTCATGAGCTAGATACATGGGCTCCACGGCCAAACATTGCTAGAGCAAAACATTGGCCaatgagaaatggctttccaGAAGCCTGATGAGCCATAGACACCTGCCGACAGCTGTGCTCATTTTGCAGTCTCCAAAAATGTTGCCTCCAAATACTATGCCATCTGTTTTTCCGCCAGCCAGGCCACCTTCCTGAGTTGTTTTGATTCTATTGTACTGGAGCACAGAGCACATCGATTTTCACTTGcttgttattttttccaatggatttctacaatttgttttcttagCCAACGGATCGAGGAGAGGGTCGACCTCGCGTTGAGACTTTCCTTCCAAACGTGACGGAGTTCCACGCTCCGTCTTCCCGATCGCTCCAGCCGCTACAATTTCTACCTGTCGGCGCTCACCCAGGTGGGAGCGGGCGAGGTCTTTGCTGAAGAATCCCCCTTCTTTGGCAACGAAGGTAGTCTGCTAACAGCTGCTCTTGAAGAAATGACATGATTCAGTCAAAAGCACTGGTGGAAAGCAGGAAGAAATAgtctctttcttttctttggaccAGACCTTCTCTTGCTCCCCTTTCTCCACGGTATGTGGCAAAAAGTGCCTTCATACCTGCATAGAACTAACCATTTTGGCTATGATGGAGGGAGCGCTCTGCTGTACAATGACGCCCCAAAGTCTCATCTGACCTTGACGCATATCACAATCAGAATCGTCTTTATTGGCCcagtatgtaaaaaaaaaaaaaaaagctggctTGACAACCTGTCCACGAAACAGGAAAAATAGCAATGCCTGGCAGCTGGCTCCCTGCTCAGCGACCTTTCTTAGATGGGGAGAACAGAGAACGTGAAAAAGGTAAGGGAGATAGATGAGGggttagggaaaaaaaaactcaattcgAGCTTTTAAGGCCCTATGGAGAGGGGCAGAGTATGGAAGGCGGACGGGACATTCCAGTCGCCGTGACGAATGTTCCGTCAGCTCGGCCGTCTCGGATCTGTAACAAAAAGATAATATGCACAGATTGATTATTACAAAGTGCACTTCTAATCTACGTTAACGGCATGATACGAGTTGTCCTGAAGcggtttttttgttgttgttttttttctttcaaggaaTCAGATGTCAttgatatttgcatttttattgtacATGCATACGTACATACTGCCTAATAGGATGTAGGAAAATGTGTTCTTTTAAGAAGCGCACCGCTTGTAATTCCAACAAATGGGACTGATTTTATAGTGGGAGCaaatatttcttcttttttctctttcaaacGTCCGTCCCCTCTTCATTGTCCCTTCTTTGTGTTGACAGAAAACTTTACTGATGCTACAGGTCTAGGTAATAGTGAATGAAGAACACGTCTGCCTGTTCCCACCCAGCCAGCAccatcctccctccctccctgtctCACTTTCGAGCTGTTCATCTCAGCACATAGCAGCAGTGCAGTccactatcttttttttttctttctttctttcacaaCACGTTCAGGGcttgaagttaaaaaaaacaaacaaaaaaaaaacaccgacATGTATTTAACATCATTTGCTGTCGCATCacttttcatgcaaatatcATGTGTCCATAAATGAAGTGAAATACGATATATATGCAATTGGCAAGATCAGATTTCCCCAGCAGAA
Encoded proteins:
- the LOC119122629 gene encoding LOW QUALITY PROTEIN: neurofascin-like (The sequence of the model RefSeq protein was modified relative to this genomic sequence to represent the inferred CDS: inserted 1 base in 1 codon; deleted 1 base in 1 codon), whose product is THTLVIFFLEAPLWPKEVLEPVVVSEGSSLVLPCNPPPGLPPPFTFWMSSMMIPIRQDKRVSMGLNGDMYFSNVVAQDAQNDYSCNARFLFTHTIQQKNPFTLKVLTSRKVAESTPTFLTPSGSESSKMVLRDQQLLLECIAAGLPTPAIKWFKKGGDLPAQKVKFENYNKTMKIVAVSEEDTGEYVCMATNHLGSIRHSIFVQVKAAPYWLDKPTNLVLAPEANGRLVCRANGNPKPSIRWLVNGIPINSSLPDPSRQLMGDTIIFRSVQMGSSAVYQCNASNQHGYLLANAFVSVIDMRPRILGPKNQLIKVIENNRTFLDCPXFGSPIPDLRWFKNGQGSGLDGGHYRAYVNGSLEIQRARAQDEGTYTCVASSILGMAENQVRLEVKEPSRIVGAPEHQSAIRGSTARFDCKVKFDPSLAATVTWTKDDKPIHLGWRLRKDEESLTVPNVNEGDEGTYTCTVETEIDRDSASARLTVLEEASLNPSLSSALPPDLPDPPMDLELSDPAARSVRLTWIPGNDHRSPVTVFGQFVEDRWEPGRWQDLATYPGDLNSVILQLAPFVNYQFRVIAINQVGRSAASRPSPQYQTSSAAPDVIPRGLRGWGSQKDNMEITWEPLLDLEKNGPNLHYAVWWRRKDSDAEWSNVTTTGTKHVVHNTQTYVAYEMKIQARNDLGAGPESNVVIGHSGEDRPTGAPTELRLSKVDSTKANVHWKPVKQESVRGEFKEYRLHYWREASHVPALVFSKENKTKGFYTTVAEPSGILSDLVPFSRYKMFMVVANNGYQGPPSNTVEFSTKEGVPDAPSFFRIKRRGLDSIHLEWDKPLEPNGLLIGYQLKYQTANTFLPNVTEFTLRLPDRSSRYNFYLSALTQVGAGEVFAEESPFFGNEENFTDATGLVELTDASLASAFTLTPPPTPTTISTSPSLPMSTTIEATTPTTTSTTATTSIEADPTTLPSVLVINKNIDKNVLGTFDFFFFFFLSSTWPSQTVEPLKLNIVGRWTTLDLFEDVFPKGLPFTSDTHYAVAHGREIWNVTVEHNSNYANVSWRHNFPAGSSEFVLEFTLDRDKTMKTVPVSQQPPITVADLMAGAKYHLRVYSHELSNVTSKSVTFETKQGEGLIGSDLERKAYSVLLFLPWCMCVRRAAYIDQVDIATQGWFIGLMCAIALIILILLIVCFIKRSRGGKYPVRDKKDLPLDSVDHKDPDGSFEYQNQNKNSSDEDNKPLQGSQTSLEGNVKESDDSLVDYGEGGDGQFNEDGSFIGQYTVKKDKDETEGNESSEATSPVNAIYSLA